In Pseudoalteromonas sp. '520P1 No. 423', the following proteins share a genomic window:
- a CDS encoding cytochrome b562 — MKTIFLLLCLFSTLVLAKPEVKPFDLEANMKNMGLQFKKAVKAPNQEVLTEQLLKLTKLVKLSKTAKFPDGKKSISIEGLNKVIKQIELSQKLNFDGKFKQAKETLMKVDNLRKEYHEHHKPPSVWKLIFG, encoded by the coding sequence ATGAAAACCATATTTTTACTTCTCTGTTTATTTAGCACTCTTGTATTGGCAAAACCTGAGGTAAAACCATTTGATCTCGAAGCAAATATGAAAAATATGGGATTACAATTTAAAAAAGCAGTTAAAGCCCCAAATCAAGAGGTATTAACTGAACAATTATTAAAACTGACTAAGCTTGTTAAATTAAGTAAAACCGCTAAATTTCCAGATGGTAAAAAATCCATTTCTATAGAAGGTTTAAACAAAGTAATTAAACAAATAGAATTATCTCAAAAGCTAAATTTTGATGGGAAGTTTAAGCAAGCAAAAGAAACACTAATGAAGGTGGATAACTTAAGAAAAGAATATCATGAGCACCATAAGCCACCGAGTGTTTGGAAATTGATTTTTGGTTAG
- a CDS encoding Dyp-type peroxidase, whose protein sequence is MSSPQPGIFVETSNQFYFLEYQVDHNLPLNEIKQQLTKALDSQNNVNLVIAFGKSLLNKLETQTSILELKEFKTINGVKNFTAEGTQRDVLFWIHSNNIGKNFDAMMSIHNAMKPIATAELDLHGFTYHDDRDLIGFIDGSANPKLAEQHQVALIPQGEKYADGSYMLTQKWCHNLAEFNKMPIPEQEQTVGRTKIDSIELEGEEMPINSHVSRTDVKVDGQAMKMYRRSAPFGNTSQNGLYFLSFACEMQRFTSQLNSMYGLTEDGIHDKLIEFSSAKTGSYWFAPAINDLKRFIQCN, encoded by the coding sequence ATGTCTTCTCCTCAACCTGGCATATTTGTAGAAACAAGTAACCAATTCTATTTTCTTGAATATCAAGTAGATCACAACTTACCGTTAAATGAAATCAAGCAACAGCTTACAAAAGCACTCGATAGCCAAAACAATGTAAATCTGGTGATTGCCTTTGGTAAATCTTTGCTTAATAAGCTTGAAACACAAACAAGCATATTAGAACTAAAAGAATTTAAAACCATTAATGGCGTTAAAAATTTCACAGCTGAAGGCACACAAAGAGATGTGCTATTTTGGATCCATAGTAATAATATCGGAAAAAACTTTGATGCTATGATGTCTATTCATAATGCAATGAAACCAATCGCCACAGCTGAGCTTGATTTACACGGTTTTACATATCACGACGATAGAGATTTAATTGGCTTTATTGACGGTTCTGCCAATCCAAAACTTGCAGAGCAACATCAAGTTGCCTTGATCCCTCAAGGCGAAAAGTATGCTGACGGTAGCTACATGCTTACTCAGAAGTGGTGTCATAACTTAGCTGAGTTCAATAAAATGCCAATACCTGAGCAGGAACAAACAGTAGGGCGTACTAAAATAGACTCAATTGAACTTGAAGGAGAAGAAATGCCAATAAATTCACATGTTAGTCGCACAGATGTGAAAGTAGATGGTCAGGCAATGAAAATGTATCGCCGCAGTGCGCCTTTTGGTAATACTAGCCAAAACGGTTTGTATTTCTTATCTTTTGCTTGTGAAATGCAAAGGTTTACCAGCCAGTTAAATAGCATGTATGGTTTAACTGAAGATGGTATTCACGATAAATTAATTGAATTTTCTAGTGCTAAAACTGGCTCATATTGGTTTGCGCCTGCAATAAATGATTTAAAACGTTTTATTCAGTGTAATTAA
- a CDS encoding acyl-CoA dehydrogenase: MSLRTTLRKVLPTISTTEQEALDAGDVWLETGIYQGKPDFNALRSIPVAKLTAEEQAFLDGPVAELIEMIDDFEIQNSIHLPDKILNFLKKERFFSLIIPKAYGGREFSPYANSTIVGTISTKSSGVAVTVMVPNSLGPGELLMHYGTDEQRAFWLPRLADGTDIPCFALTSPEAGSDAGGIPDEGIVTMGEYQGEQVLGLEVTWDKRYITLAPIATVLGLAFKVKDPQKLLSADQNLGITCALIPHDHKGVQLGNRHKPMGVNFYNGTTRGDKVFIPMEFIIGGQKNIGNGWKMLVSCLGAGRGISLPAMGVSTAQVSFKSAAEYCAVREQFGLSIGQFEGIQEKLADIAGKAFLQESMRVLTTEGLGLGLKPSIVTAIAKYHMTEIGRDVLNSAMDIQAGKAIQCGPQNTLAQGYIAQPIGITVEGANILTRNLMIFGQGVMRCHPYLQNMVETIHSDENGSDKKFNKILLSTVGYSVSNSLRAFSLGLMPFMASANSSLAEVRPYEKAINKLASKLAVYADFSLLVLGGKLKQAEMLSARLGDVMSYLYAAMASIRYYEQKVATEDKEQAKAYFHYATRWSLLQAEQALFKFLDNFPSTATKHLMKLLTLTYNEKMPKISDDLIRELAKQAQLDTQIKKQLTHLVKVTPGSGHEINENAYKAKLECLDLLAKVKKGLRGKVFKSGVRFPDTLSNAFTANVITADELKKLLDYNTKRELAIRVDEFDFDMNLLSAVTNEIEKKIA; encoded by the coding sequence ATGAGCCTTAGAACAACTTTAAGAAAAGTATTACCTACAATTTCAACAACAGAGCAAGAAGCATTAGATGCTGGTGATGTATGGTTAGAAACTGGAATTTACCAGGGTAAGCCAGACTTTAATGCTCTAAGATCTATTCCTGTTGCTAAACTAACTGCAGAGGAACAAGCTTTTTTAGATGGCCCAGTTGCAGAATTAATCGAAATGATTGATGATTTTGAAATCCAAAACAGCATTCATCTACCAGATAAAATATTAAACTTTCTTAAAAAAGAGCGCTTCTTTTCTCTTATTATTCCTAAAGCATATGGTGGTCGTGAATTTAGCCCTTATGCAAATTCAACAATTGTAGGCACTATTTCGACTAAAAGTTCAGGTGTTGCTGTAACAGTGATGGTTCCTAATTCACTAGGTCCAGGTGAATTGTTAATGCACTACGGAACTGATGAACAACGTGCATTTTGGTTGCCTCGTTTGGCTGATGGCACCGATATTCCTTGTTTTGCCCTTACAAGCCCAGAAGCGGGCTCTGATGCCGGTGGTATCCCTGATGAAGGTATTGTTACTATGGGTGAATACCAAGGCGAACAAGTACTTGGTTTAGAGGTGACATGGGATAAACGTTATATAACATTAGCCCCAATCGCGACTGTGCTAGGACTGGCGTTTAAAGTAAAGGATCCACAAAAACTATTAAGTGCCGATCAAAATCTAGGTATTACTTGTGCCTTGATCCCACATGATCACAAAGGTGTACAACTTGGTAACCGCCATAAACCTATGGGCGTGAACTTCTATAATGGTACTACTCGTGGTGATAAAGTATTTATCCCAATGGAATTTATTATTGGTGGTCAAAAGAACATCGGTAATGGATGGAAAATGCTTGTAAGTTGTTTAGGTGCTGGTCGTGGTATTTCTTTACCTGCCATGGGTGTATCTACCGCTCAAGTGTCTTTTAAAAGTGCAGCAGAATACTGTGCTGTACGTGAGCAATTTGGCTTATCAATTGGTCAGTTTGAAGGTATCCAAGAAAAACTCGCTGATATTGCAGGTAAAGCATTTTTACAAGAGTCTATGCGTGTACTAACGACGGAAGGACTTGGTTTAGGTTTAAAACCATCAATCGTTACTGCAATTGCAAAATACCATATGACAGAAATTGGTCGTGATGTATTAAACTCAGCTATGGATATTCAAGCAGGTAAAGCAATTCAATGTGGTCCACAAAATACCTTAGCGCAAGGTTATATCGCACAGCCGATCGGAATTACAGTAGAAGGTGCAAACATTTTAACACGTAACTTGATGATATTTGGTCAAGGTGTGATGCGTTGTCACCCGTATTTACAAAATATGGTAGAAACAATTCATAGTGACGAAAATGGTTCAGATAAAAAGTTTAACAAAATCTTATTAAGTACTGTCGGTTATAGTGTATCTAATAGCTTACGTGCTTTTAGTTTAGGTTTAATGCCATTTATGGCAAGTGCAAACTCAAGTTTAGCTGAAGTTCGCCCTTACGAAAAAGCGATAAACAAACTCGCTTCTAAACTTGCCGTATACGCAGATTTTTCATTATTAGTACTTGGTGGCAAATTAAAGCAAGCTGAAATGTTATCTGCCCGCTTAGGTGACGTTATGAGCTATTTATATGCAGCTATGGCATCAATTAGATACTACGAACAAAAAGTAGCAACTGAAGATAAAGAGCAAGCAAAAGCTTATTTCCATTATGCGACACGTTGGTCTTTATTACAGGCAGAACAAGCATTATTTAAATTCTTAGATAACTTCCCATCAACAGCCACTAAACATTTGATGAAATTATTAACACTAACTTACAATGAAAAGATGCCGAAAATTAGTGATGATTTAATACGTGAACTTGCAAAACAAGCACAGCTAGATACACAAATTAAAAAGCAACTAACACATTTAGTAAAAGTTACACCTGGTAGCGGTCATGAAATTAATGAGAATGCTTATAAGGCGAAATTAGAATGTTTAGATTTATTAGCTAAAGTTAAAAAAGGTTTACGTGGCAAAGTATTTAAATCAGGTGTGAGATTTCCTGATACTTTAAGCAATGCTTTTACTGCAAATGTCATTACAGCCGATGAACTTAAAAAGCTACTTGATTATAATACTAAACGTGAACTTGCAATTCGAGTAGACGAGTTTGATTTTGATATGAATTTATTAAGTGCAGTTACCAATGAAATAGAAAAAAAAATTGCATAA